The Bos javanicus breed banteng chromosome 21, ARS-OSU_banteng_1.0, whole genome shotgun sequence genome includes a region encoding these proteins:
- the LRFN5 gene encoding leucine-rich repeat and fibronectin type-III domain-containing protein 5 isoform X1 → MEKFLFYLFFIGIAVKAQICPKRCVCQILSPNLATLCAKKGLLFVPPNIDRRTVELRLADNFVTNIKRKDFANMTSLVDLTLSRNTISFITPHAFADLRNLRALHLNSNRLTKITNDMFSGLSNLHHLILNNNQLTLISSTAFDDVFALEELDLSYNNLETIPWDAVEKMVSLHTLSLDHNMIDNIPKGTFSHLHKMTRLDVTSNKLQKLPPDPLFQRAQVLATSGIISPSTFALSFGGNPLHCNCELLWLRRLSREDDLETCASPALLTGRYFWSIPEEEFLCEPPLITRHTHEMRVLEGQRATLRCKARGDPEPAIHWISPEGKLISNATRSLVYENGTLDILITTVKDTGAFTCIASNPAGEATQTVDLHIIKLPHLLNSTNHIHEPDPGSSDISTSTKSGSNASSSNGDTKMSQDKIVVAEATSSTALLKFNFQRNIPGIRMFQIQYNGTYDDTLVYRMIPPTSKTFLVNNLAAGTMYDLCVLAIYDDGITSLTATRVVGCIQFTTEQDYVRCHFMQSQFLGGTMIIIIGGIIVASVLVFIIILMIRYKVCNNNGQHKVTKVSNVYSQTNGAQIQGCSGTLPQSVSKQAVGHEESAQCCKVANDNVIQPSETCSSQDSSTTTSALPPTWTSSTSVSQKQKRKTGTKPGAEPQSEAVTNVESQNVNRNNSTALQLASRPPDSEGPASKRAHSKPNALPTNVDQIVQETQRPELI, encoded by the exons AGGGCTTTTATTTGTGCCACCAAACATTGACAGAAGAACTGTGGAACTGCGTTTAGCAGACAATTTTGttacaaatattaaaaggaaagatTTTGCCAATATGACCAGCTTAGTGGACCTGACTCTGTCCAGGAATACAATAAGTTTTATTACGCCTCATGCTTTTGCTGACTTACGGAATCTGAGGGCATTGCATTTGAATAGCAACAGATTGACTAAAATTACAAACGACATGTTCAGTGGGCTTTCCAATCTCCATCACTTGATACTGAACAACAATCAGCTGACTTTAATTTCTTCTACAGCATTTGATGATGTCTTTGCCCTCGAAGAGCTGGATCTGTCGTATAATAATTTAGAAACAATTCCATGGGATGCTGTTGAGAAGATGGTTAGCTTGCACACCCTCAGTTTGGACCACAATATGATTGATAACATTCCTAAGGGGACTTTCTCCCACTTGCACAAGATGACTCGGCTAGATGTAACATCAAATAAACTGCAGAAGCTACCACCTGACCCTCTCTTTCAGAGAGCTCAGGTCCTAGCAACCTCAGGAATCATAAGCCCATCTACTTTTGCATTAAGTTTTGGTGGAAACCCTTTGCATTGCAATTGTGAACTGCTGTGGTTGAGACGTCTATCCAGAGAAGATGACCTGGAGACCTGTGCTTCTCCAGCACTTTTAACTGGCCGCTATTTTTGGTCCATTCCTGAGGAAGAGTTTTTGTGTGAGCCTCCTCTCATTACTCGGCATACCCACGAGATGAGAGTCCTGGAGGGTCAAAGGGCAACCCTGAGGTGCAAAGCCAGGGGAGACCCCGAACCTGCAATTCACTGGATTTCTCCTGAAGGGAAGCTTATTTCAAATGCAACAAGATCTCTGGTGTATGAGAATGGAACACTTGATATTCTTATAACGACTGTGAAGGATACAGGTGCTTTTACCTGCATTGCTTCCAATCCTGCTGGGGAGGCAACACAAACGGTGGATCTTCATATCATTAAGCTCCCTCACTTACTAAACAGTACGAACCATATCCACGAGCCTGATCCTGGTTCTTCAGACATCTCCACGTCTACTAAGTCAGGTTCTAACGCAAGCAGTAGTAACGGTGATACTAAAATGAGTCAAGATAAAATTGTGGTGGCAGAAGCAACATCATCTACTGCACtacttaaatttaattttcaaagaaatatccCGGGAATACGTATGTTTCAAATCCAGTACAATGGTACTTATGATGACACCCTTGtttacag AATGATACCTCCTACGAGCAAAACTTTTCTTGTCAATAACCTGGCTGCTGGAACTATGTATGACTTGTGTGTCTTGGCAATATATGATGATGGCATCACTTCCCTCACTGCCACAAGAGTCGTGGGGTGCATCCAGTTTACTACGGAACAGGATTACGTGCGGTGCCATTTCATGCAGTCCCAGTTTCTGGGAGGCACcatgattattattattggtgGAATCATTGTAGCATCTGTGCTGGTTTTCATCATCATTCTAATGATCCGGTATAAGGTTTGTAACAATAATGGGCAACACAAGGTTACCAAGGTCAGCAACGTCTACTCTCAAACAAACGGGGCTCAAATACAAGGCTGCAGTGGGACGCTGCCCCAGTCTGTGTCCAAACAAGCTGTGGGGCACGAAGAGAGTGCCCAGTGTTGTAAAGTTGCCAATGACAATGTGATACAACCGTCAGAAACGTGTTCAAGTCAGGACTCCTCTACCACTACCTCTGCTTTGCCTCCTACCTGGACTTCAAGCACGTCTGTGTcccaaaagcagaaaagaaagactGGCACAAAACCAGGTGCCGAACCACAGAGTGAAGCCGTCACAAACGTTGAGTCCCAAAACGTGAACAGGAACAACTCAACTGCCTTGCAGTTAGCTAGTCGACCTCCCGATTCTGAGGGGCCCGCATCTAAAAGAGCACATTCAAAGCCAA ATGCTTTGCCGACTAATGTTGACCAGATTGTCCAGGAAACACAG agGCCGGAGTTAATCTGA
- the LRFN5 gene encoding leucine-rich repeat and fibronectin type-III domain-containing protein 5 isoform X2 translates to MEKFLFYLFFIGIAVKAQICPKRCVCQILSPNLATLCAKKGLLFVPPNIDRRTVELRLADNFVTNIKRKDFANMTSLVDLTLSRNTISFITPHAFADLRNLRALHLNSNRLTKITNDMFSGLSNLHHLILNNNQLTLISSTAFDDVFALEELDLSYNNLETIPWDAVEKMVSLHTLSLDHNMIDNIPKGTFSHLHKMTRLDVTSNKLQKLPPDPLFQRAQVLATSGIISPSTFALSFGGNPLHCNCELLWLRRLSREDDLETCASPALLTGRYFWSIPEEEFLCEPPLITRHTHEMRVLEGQRATLRCKARGDPEPAIHWISPEGKLISNATRSLVYENGTLDILITTVKDTGAFTCIASNPAGEATQTVDLHIIKLPHLLNSTNHIHEPDPGSSDISTSTKSGSNASSSNGDTKMSQDKIVVAEATSSTALLKFNFQRNIPGIRMFQIQYNGTYDDTLVYRTFVILF, encoded by the exons AGGGCTTTTATTTGTGCCACCAAACATTGACAGAAGAACTGTGGAACTGCGTTTAGCAGACAATTTTGttacaaatattaaaaggaaagatTTTGCCAATATGACCAGCTTAGTGGACCTGACTCTGTCCAGGAATACAATAAGTTTTATTACGCCTCATGCTTTTGCTGACTTACGGAATCTGAGGGCATTGCATTTGAATAGCAACAGATTGACTAAAATTACAAACGACATGTTCAGTGGGCTTTCCAATCTCCATCACTTGATACTGAACAACAATCAGCTGACTTTAATTTCTTCTACAGCATTTGATGATGTCTTTGCCCTCGAAGAGCTGGATCTGTCGTATAATAATTTAGAAACAATTCCATGGGATGCTGTTGAGAAGATGGTTAGCTTGCACACCCTCAGTTTGGACCACAATATGATTGATAACATTCCTAAGGGGACTTTCTCCCACTTGCACAAGATGACTCGGCTAGATGTAACATCAAATAAACTGCAGAAGCTACCACCTGACCCTCTCTTTCAGAGAGCTCAGGTCCTAGCAACCTCAGGAATCATAAGCCCATCTACTTTTGCATTAAGTTTTGGTGGAAACCCTTTGCATTGCAATTGTGAACTGCTGTGGTTGAGACGTCTATCCAGAGAAGATGACCTGGAGACCTGTGCTTCTCCAGCACTTTTAACTGGCCGCTATTTTTGGTCCATTCCTGAGGAAGAGTTTTTGTGTGAGCCTCCTCTCATTACTCGGCATACCCACGAGATGAGAGTCCTGGAGGGTCAAAGGGCAACCCTGAGGTGCAAAGCCAGGGGAGACCCCGAACCTGCAATTCACTGGATTTCTCCTGAAGGGAAGCTTATTTCAAATGCAACAAGATCTCTGGTGTATGAGAATGGAACACTTGATATTCTTATAACGACTGTGAAGGATACAGGTGCTTTTACCTGCATTGCTTCCAATCCTGCTGGGGAGGCAACACAAACGGTGGATCTTCATATCATTAAGCTCCCTCACTTACTAAACAGTACGAACCATATCCACGAGCCTGATCCTGGTTCTTCAGACATCTCCACGTCTACTAAGTCAGGTTCTAACGCAAGCAGTAGTAACGGTGATACTAAAATGAGTCAAGATAAAATTGTGGTGGCAGAAGCAACATCATCTACTGCACtacttaaatttaattttcaaagaaatatccCGGGAATACGTATGTTTCAAATCCAGTACAATGGTACTTATGATGACACCCTTGtttacag AACCTTCGTCATACTATTTTGA
- the LRFN5 gene encoding leucine-rich repeat and fibronectin type-III domain-containing protein 5 isoform X3 yields the protein MEKFLFYLFFIGIAVKAQICPKRCVCQILSPNLATLCAKKGLLFVPPNIDRRTVELRLADNFVTNIKRKDFANMTSLVDLTLSRNTISFITPHAFADLRNLRALHLNSNRLTKITNDMFSGLSNLHHLILNNNQLTLISSTAFDDVFALEELDLSYNNLETIPWDAVEKMVSLHTLSLDHNMIDNIPKGTFSHLHKMTRLDVTSNKLQKLPPDPLFQRAQVLATSGIISPSTFALSFGGNPLHCNCELLWLRRLSREDDLETCASPALLTGRYFWSIPEEEFLCEPPLITRHTHEMRVLEGQRATLRCKARGDPEPAIHWISPEGKLISNATRSLVYENGTLDILITTVKDTGAFTCIASNPAGEATQTVDLHIIKLPHLLNSTNHIHEPDPGSSDISTSTKSGSNASSSNGDTKMSQDKIVVAEATSSTALLKFNFQRNIPGIRMFQIQYNGTYDDTLVYRCFAD from the exons AGGGCTTTTATTTGTGCCACCAAACATTGACAGAAGAACTGTGGAACTGCGTTTAGCAGACAATTTTGttacaaatattaaaaggaaagatTTTGCCAATATGACCAGCTTAGTGGACCTGACTCTGTCCAGGAATACAATAAGTTTTATTACGCCTCATGCTTTTGCTGACTTACGGAATCTGAGGGCATTGCATTTGAATAGCAACAGATTGACTAAAATTACAAACGACATGTTCAGTGGGCTTTCCAATCTCCATCACTTGATACTGAACAACAATCAGCTGACTTTAATTTCTTCTACAGCATTTGATGATGTCTTTGCCCTCGAAGAGCTGGATCTGTCGTATAATAATTTAGAAACAATTCCATGGGATGCTGTTGAGAAGATGGTTAGCTTGCACACCCTCAGTTTGGACCACAATATGATTGATAACATTCCTAAGGGGACTTTCTCCCACTTGCACAAGATGACTCGGCTAGATGTAACATCAAATAAACTGCAGAAGCTACCACCTGACCCTCTCTTTCAGAGAGCTCAGGTCCTAGCAACCTCAGGAATCATAAGCCCATCTACTTTTGCATTAAGTTTTGGTGGAAACCCTTTGCATTGCAATTGTGAACTGCTGTGGTTGAGACGTCTATCCAGAGAAGATGACCTGGAGACCTGTGCTTCTCCAGCACTTTTAACTGGCCGCTATTTTTGGTCCATTCCTGAGGAAGAGTTTTTGTGTGAGCCTCCTCTCATTACTCGGCATACCCACGAGATGAGAGTCCTGGAGGGTCAAAGGGCAACCCTGAGGTGCAAAGCCAGGGGAGACCCCGAACCTGCAATTCACTGGATTTCTCCTGAAGGGAAGCTTATTTCAAATGCAACAAGATCTCTGGTGTATGAGAATGGAACACTTGATATTCTTATAACGACTGTGAAGGATACAGGTGCTTTTACCTGCATTGCTTCCAATCCTGCTGGGGAGGCAACACAAACGGTGGATCTTCATATCATTAAGCTCCCTCACTTACTAAACAGTACGAACCATATCCACGAGCCTGATCCTGGTTCTTCAGACATCTCCACGTCTACTAAGTCAGGTTCTAACGCAAGCAGTAGTAACGGTGATACTAAAATGAGTCAAGATAAAATTGTGGTGGCAGAAGCAACATCATCTACTGCACtacttaaatttaattttcaaagaaatatccCGGGAATACGTATGTTTCAAATCCAGTACAATGGTACTTATGATGACACCCTTGtttacag ATGCTTTGCCGACTAA